From one Candidatus Parcubacteria bacterium genomic stretch:
- a CDS encoding MYG1 family protein → MKRIITHSGHFQPDEIFAVATLSILLNGEYELIRTRDPQVFQSGDFVVDVGEEYDPARGRFDHHQKGGAGSGPEGMPLSSFGLVWKEYGEKVAGSKEAAEKIEKSLVRSIDADDAGINPDMGEVPVYPLVEAFYSFVPSWQESEEMFDMQFKHAVDFAEAILRREIIRASGSLSAAAAVEKAYQEAEDKRIIVLDEAYPVSEVLAKYSEPLYVVKPARQLNQWKVKTMTVTDDSFESRKLFPESWAAKREEALQEVSGVADAVFCHKDRWVAAARSKEGAIALAKLAAEA, encoded by the coding sequence ATGAAGCGCATCATCACTCACAGCGGCCACTTCCAGCCGGACGAGATCTTCGCCGTGGCGACGCTCTCGATTCTTCTCAATGGAGAGTATGAGCTCATTCGTACCCGTGATCCGCAGGTCTTCCAGAGCGGAGACTTCGTGGTAGACGTGGGTGAGGAGTATGATCCTGCTCGCGGACGTTTCGATCACCATCAGAAGGGTGGTGCTGGATCTGGTCCTGAGGGTATGCCGCTCTCTTCCTTTGGTTTGGTCTGGAAGGAATATGGAGAGAAAGTAGCAGGATCCAAGGAAGCAGCGGAGAAGATAGAGAAGAGTCTGGTGCGATCTATCGATGCAGATGATGCGGGTATCAATCCGGATATGGGCGAGGTGCCTGTCTACCCGTTGGTGGAGGCGTTCTACAGCTTCGTGCCGAGCTGGCAGGAATCAGAAGAGATGTTCGACATGCAATTCAAGCATGCGGTCGATTTCGCAGAAGCTATCCTGCGCCGAGAGATCATCCGCGCATCCGGTTCGCTCTCTGCGGCCGCAGCGGTGGAGAAGGCCTACCAGGAGGCGGAGGACAAGCGCATCATCGTGCTCGACGAGGCGTATCCGGTGAGCGAAGTGCTCGCCAAGTATTCAGAGCCTCTCTATGTGGTGAAGCCTGCGCGTCAGCTCAATCAATGGAAGGTGAAGACGATGACGGTTACTGATGACAGTTTCGAGAGTCGCAAGCTTTTTCCGGAATCCTGGGCGGCCAAGCGGGAGGAAGCACTTCAGGAGGTGTCAGGTGTTGCGGATGCAGTGTTCTGCCACAAGGATCGCTGGGTTGCTGCGGCCCGGAGTAAGGAAGGCGCCATCGCACTCGCCAAACTGGCGGCTGAGGCTTAA
- the obgE gene encoding GTPase ObgE, with the protein MAFVDEISIHATAGRGGDGVVRWRQEKGKPLSGAAGGNGGKGANVYVRGSRDLGILARYRHIKEFQAENGGHGESESRHGKNGEDLIIDIPLGSVVTHLGIGRSIELLNEDEKVLILSGGRGGLGNEHFKGSRNTTPKESTPGEKGEEGDFRIELRLIADAGLIGLPNAGKSSLLNALTRARAKVGSYQFTTLEPNLGELYGYILADIPGLIEGAAEGKGLGHQFLRHVTRTKLLLHCISAEEDIPFVYQTVRTELNRYSSALTHQEECIVITKTDTLDATALKLKVKEAKTFTKEVYTVTVLDDASVKALSDALIKKLRGFKEKAEEKPKKEKVAKKSAKKAVKKVAPKK; encoded by the coding sequence ATGGCTTTCGTAGACGAAATCAGCATACATGCAACGGCCGGCCGCGGCGGAGACGGCGTAGTCCGCTGGCGCCAGGAGAAGGGCAAGCCCCTCTCGGGAGCTGCGGGTGGCAACGGCGGAAAGGGAGCGAACGTCTACGTGCGCGGCTCGCGCGACCTGGGCATCCTCGCCCGTTACCGTCATATCAAGGAGTTCCAGGCAGAGAATGGGGGACACGGCGAGAGCGAGAGCCGCCACGGCAAGAACGGAGAGGATCTCATCATCGATATCCCGCTCGGCTCTGTAGTGACGCACCTCGGCATCGGCCGCAGCATCGAGCTTTTGAATGAAGACGAGAAGGTATTGATTCTCTCCGGTGGTCGTGGAGGCCTCGGCAACGAACATTTCAAAGGGTCGCGTAATACGACACCTAAGGAGAGTACGCCGGGAGAGAAGGGCGAAGAGGGGGATTTTCGTATCGAACTCCGCCTCATCGCGGACGCTGGCCTCATCGGTCTTCCGAACGCGGGGAAGTCGAGCTTACTGAACGCGCTTACTCGCGCGCGCGCCAAGGTGGGCAGCTATCAATTCACTACGCTTGAGCCGAACCTTGGCGAACTCTACGGGTATATCCTCGCGGACATTCCGGGGCTCATCGAAGGCGCGGCCGAGGGTAAGGGGTTGGGCCACCAGTTCCTCCGCCATGTCACTCGCACTAAGCTGCTCCTCCACTGTATCTCTGCGGAGGAAGACATCCCTTTCGTATATCAGACCGTACGCACTGAGCTCAATCGCTACTCTTCCGCACTCACGCACCAGGAAGAATGCATCGTCATCACCAAGACTGATACTTTGGACGCAACCGCGCTCAAGCTGAAAGTGAAGGAAGCCAAGACGTTTACGAAGGAGGTCTACACCGTTACCGTCCTGGACGATGCCTCGGTGAAGGCGCTCTCTGATGCTCTCATCAAGAAGCTCCGTGGTTTCAAGGAAAAGGCTGAAGAGAAGCCGAAGAAGGAAAAAGTTGCCAAGAAGTCTGCTAAGAAAGCGGTGAAGAAAGTTGCGCCAAAAAAGTAA
- a CDS encoding DUF1993 domain-containing protein: MQISMYSATVPLFVKFLSNLSGILDKSVIHVTEKKIDPQFLLNDRLAPDMFPFMRQVQIACRTAIEASAGLAGVPKLTFENTETSVEELKVRIDKTITFLKALTPEQFVGSEERPVDVYFMPGKHLPGIEYALEMALPNFYFHLTAAYAILRHNGVQLGKADYIGTLALRDTPAN, translated from the coding sequence ATGCAAATATCAATGTACTCTGCGACCGTTCCGCTCTTCGTCAAATTCCTCAGCAATCTCTCTGGGATTCTGGATAAGAGCGTGATACATGTGACCGAGAAGAAGATTGATCCTCAGTTCCTCCTCAACGACCGCCTGGCGCCGGACATGTTCCCGTTTATGCGCCAGGTACAGATCGCCTGTCGTACGGCGATAGAGGCTTCTGCCGGACTCGCGGGAGTACCTAAACTTACTTTCGAGAATACGGAGACTTCCGTCGAAGAGCTCAAGGTGCGCATAGATAAGACCATTACTTTCCTCAAGGCGCTTACTCCGGAGCAGTTTGTGGGGAGTGAGGAGCGTCCGGTCGACGTGTACTTCATGCCTGGCAAGCATCTCCCCGGTATCGAATATGCCTTGGAGATGGCGCTGCCAAATTTCTATTTCCACCTGACCGCCGCCTACGCCATCTTGCGTCATAACGGCGTGCAGCTCGGCAAGGCTGATTATATCGGTACCCTCGCTCTCAGAGATACTCCGGCCAATTAG
- a CDS encoding VTT domain-containing protein encodes MLIDLISFVEHTLIPLGAVGVFSAALLEQLLPLIPSSLIMLLAGFLFLSPLPFFSLDFFSTLFLTIVIPITIGGTLGSILFYSICYHLGKPAIERFGRYMGVSWKEIEEAENKLRNSPVDEIAFLAMTSMPILPTSIPTVLAGTLRYPLKKYLLILGAGMVVRSVLYGILGAQAGSLYHDHVALVSTLEHYLIGILAVAVIGGFLWWSYRKYRKQSQK; translated from the coding sequence ATGCTGATTGACCTTATTTCTTTCGTTGAGCACACGCTCATCCCGCTCGGAGCAGTAGGCGTCTTCTCGGCCGCCCTCCTCGAGCAGCTCCTGCCGCTCATCCCTTCCTCGCTCATCATGCTGCTCGCGGGGTTCCTGTTCCTCTCTCCGCTGCCGTTCTTTTCTCTGGATTTCTTCTCCACGCTCTTCCTGACCATCGTCATCCCCATCACCATCGGCGGCACCTTAGGCTCGATCCTCTTCTACTCCATCTGCTACCACCTCGGTAAGCCCGCGATCGAGCGCTTCGGCCGCTATATGGGCGTCTCCTGGAAGGAGATTGAGGAAGCGGAGAATAAGCTGCGGAACTCTCCGGTAGATGAGATCGCTTTCCTTGCTATGACCTCGATGCCGATACTGCCGACTTCGATTCCTACCGTGCTTGCCGGCACGCTGCGCTATCCGCTTAAGAAGTATCTCCTCATCTTGGGCGCAGGCATGGTGGTGCGTTCAGTCCTCTACGGCATCCTGGGAGCCCAGGCAGGCAGCCTCTACCACGATCACGTGGCCCTCGTCAGTACGCTGGAGCACTACCTCATCGGGATCCTCGCTGTGGCCGTGATTGGAGGGTTCCTCTGGTGGTCGTATCGCAAGTATCGGAAGCAATCGCAGAAGTAA
- the gatB gene encoding Asp-tRNA(Asn)/Glu-tRNA(Gln) amidotransferase subunit GatB, giving the protein MTYLLTVGLEVHAELHTKSKMFCGSKNDPDETRPNVNICPVCMAHPGTLPVINRQAVEHVLRMGVAVGGTLADFTEFDRKNYFYPDIPKGYQISQYKYPLVKGGKLAGVDITRIHLEEDTARTIHKDDRSLVDYNRAGVPLMELVTEPVMHDVATVVAFAKELQLLLRALGAGEANMDKGEMRVEANMSVGKDGELGTKVEVKNLNSFRSVERAILYEIDRQTALIEAGGKVVQETRGWDEAGQKTFSQRLKESSHDYRYFPDPDLPKLWLNEVPEWRAENIKKDLPELPWERRARYLALGMKKEDAEMLLSDSILGGLFEDVSKTLDAKQLLLAVNYITSDLAGLGASSGLGKLTSASFAGLISMISSGALSSRGGKDLLTLLYSEGGEPEALAKEKGLLQQSDEGALKKIAEEIIAANASVAADYKAGKESALMFLVGQGMKASKGSANPQTLREIFKTLLS; this is encoded by the coding sequence ATGACCTACCTTCTTACTGTCGGCTTGGAAGTGCATGCGGAGCTCCACACCAAGAGCAAGATGTTCTGCGGTTCCAAGAATGATCCGGACGAGACGCGTCCGAATGTGAACATCTGTCCGGTGTGTATGGCGCACCCAGGGACCTTGCCGGTGATAAACCGTCAGGCGGTAGAGCATGTGCTGCGCATGGGCGTGGCGGTAGGCGGCACGCTCGCGGATTTCACTGAGTTCGACCGCAAGAACTATTTCTACCCTGACATCCCCAAGGGATATCAGATTAGCCAGTATAAATATCCGCTGGTTAAGGGTGGCAAATTAGCTGGTGTAGATATCACCCGTATCCATCTTGAAGAGGATACTGCGCGCACTATACATAAAGATGACAGAAGCCTGGTGGACTACAACCGCGCGGGCGTGCCCTTGATGGAACTCGTCACTGAGCCGGTCATGCATGATGTGGCCACAGTGGTAGCTTTTGCTAAGGAGTTGCAGCTTCTCCTCCGTGCGCTCGGAGCAGGGGAGGCCAATATGGATAAGGGAGAGATGCGCGTAGAGGCCAACATGTCGGTGGGGAAGGATGGGGAACTGGGAACCAAGGTGGAAGTGAAGAACCTCAACTCCTTCCGCTCGGTGGAACGCGCCATTCTCTATGAGATAGACCGACAAACGGCTCTTATTGAAGCTGGAGGTAAGGTAGTGCAGGAGACCCGTGGCTGGGACGAAGCGGGTCAGAAGACCTTCTCGCAGCGCCTCAAGGAAAGCTCTCACGATTACCGCTATTTCCCAGATCCGGATCTTCCCAAGCTTTGGCTCAATGAGGTGCCGGAGTGGCGCGCAGAGAATATCAAGAAAGATTTGCCGGAGCTTCCCTGGGAGCGGCGCGCCCGCTATCTCGCGCTCGGCATGAAGAAGGAGGATGCTGAAATGCTCCTCTCAGACTCAATACTCGGAGGTCTGTTTGAAGACGTTTCAAAGACTCTTGATGCGAAACAGCTCCTGCTCGCGGTGAACTACATCACCTCTGACCTCGCTGGTCTCGGCGCATCTTCTGGCTTGGGTAAGCTCACTTCTGCTTCTTTCGCAGGACTCATTTCTATGATTTCCTCTGGCGCGCTTTCTTCCCGTGGTGGCAAGGACCTACTCACTCTTCTCTATTCTGAAGGCGGTGAGCCGGAAGCACTCGCTAAGGAGAAGGGTCTCTTGCAGCAGAGTGATGAAGGGGCGCTCAAGAAAATCGCGGAGGAGATAATTGCGGCGAATGCTTCCGTTGCGGCCGACTATAAAGCAGGTAAGGAATCTGCACTTATGTTCCTGGTGGGCCAGGGTATGAAGGCGTCCAAGGGGTCTGCTAATCCGCAGACTTTGAGGGAGATTTTCAAGACTCTTCTTAGTTAA
- a CDS encoding ABC transporter permease yields MPKAALFIAISTLLRKEMSRIFRIWSQTLLPPAITMSLYYLIFGAFIGSRVGEVGGVSYIQFIVPGLVMTSAIMSAFTNTASVLFSAKFMKSIEELLVSPMPPWAIVTGFVAAGALRGLIVGIIGLAISLFFTDITVAHWGAVFFFILLSSIAFSLAGFFNGLFAKNFDGISIIPTFVLTPLTYLGGVFYSIDALPPFWQALSKLNPILYLVNGFRYGFTGHSDVSLVMSATILILMTTTLATVVLILFRRGYGLRN; encoded by the coding sequence ATGCCTAAGGCTGCCCTCTTCATCGCTATCAGCACTCTCCTCCGCAAGGAGATGTCCCGGATATTCCGTATCTGGTCGCAGACGCTCCTCCCTCCTGCGATCACTATGTCGCTCTACTACCTCATCTTTGGCGCCTTCATTGGCTCGCGCGTAGGGGAGGTGGGCGGCGTCTCCTACATACAGTTCATCGTGCCGGGGCTCGTGATGACCTCCGCGATCATGAGTGCGTTTACCAATACTGCGAGCGTGCTTTTTAGCGCCAAGTTCATGAAGAGCATCGAGGAACTCCTGGTCTCGCCCATGCCTCCTTGGGCAATTGTCACTGGCTTTGTCGCCGCGGGCGCTCTGCGCGGACTCATCGTGGGCATCATCGGCCTTGCAATCTCGCTTTTCTTCACGGACATCACTGTCGCGCACTGGGGCGCCGTGTTCTTCTTCATCCTGCTCTCTTCGATTGCTTTCTCTCTCGCAGGGTTCTTCAACGGGCTCTTCGCTAAGAATTTCGACGGTATCTCCATCATCCCCACGTTCGTACTCACTCCGTTGACCTATCTCGGCGGCGTGTTCTATTCGATCGACGCATTGCCGCCCTTCTGGCAGGCTCTCTCCAAGCTCAATCCCATCCTCTACCTGGTGAATGGCTTCCGCTACGGCTTCACCGGGCACTCTGATGTGAGTCTCGTTATGAGCGCCACCATACTCATCCTCATGACCACAACGCTCGCGACGGTGGTGCTTATCCTCTTCCGTCGCGGATACGGGCTCCGCAATTGA
- a CDS encoding ABC transporter ATP-binding protein encodes MHALEVTNLKKTYATGVEALKGVSLTVEKGDFFALLGPNGAGKTTIIGIVSGLVNRSGGEVMVDGINAAIEPERTRTRIGLVPQEFNFSIFEKTEDIVLAQAGYYGIPRALARERAEKYLTKLGLWEKRAEASRTLSGGMKRRLMIARALVHEPQLLILDEPTAGVDIELRRGMWDFLREVNANGTTIILTTHYLEEAEQLAKNLAIINKGEVIAQGSIRELLAKRTGESFVLDTASPYPTNLVQKLALFQGKAVDADSLEVELSGGQTLNDVLRVFDEAGVAVRSMRNKTNRLEELFLSLTTEKNA; translated from the coding sequence ATGCATGCTCTCGAAGTAACTAATCTCAAAAAAACCTATGCCACCGGCGTGGAAGCACTCAAGGGTGTTTCCCTTACTGTAGAGAAGGGGGATTTCTTTGCTCTCCTCGGTCCCAATGGCGCAGGCAAGACGACAATCATTGGTATCGTCTCAGGTCTGGTGAACCGCTCTGGTGGAGAGGTGATGGTGGACGGCATCAATGCTGCCATCGAGCCTGAGCGCACTCGTACGCGTATCGGTCTTGTGCCGCAGGAGTTCAACTTCAGCATCTTCGAGAAGACGGAGGATATCGTCTTGGCGCAGGCAGGGTATTACGGTATCCCTCGTGCTCTTGCTCGTGAGCGCGCAGAGAAGTATCTCACCAAGCTCGGTCTCTGGGAGAAGCGTGCGGAGGCGTCGCGTACTCTCTCGGGCGGCATGAAGCGGCGGCTTATGATCGCGCGTGCTCTGGTGCATGAACCGCAGCTTCTCATTCTGGACGAGCCTACGGCGGGAGTGGATATCGAACTGCGCCGCGGCATGTGGGACTTCCTGCGGGAGGTGAATGCGAACGGCACCACCATCATCCTCACCACGCACTATCTGGAAGAAGCCGAACAGCTCGCCAAGAATCTCGCCATCATTAACAAAGGTGAAGTGATCGCTCAAGGATCTATCCGCGAACTCCTCGCGAAGCGCACAGGGGAGTCCTTTGTTCTCGATACCGCTTCCCCTTATCCAACCAACCTCGTGCAGAAGCTCGCTCTCTTCCAGGGTAAAGCGGTGGATGCCGACAGTCTGGAAGTGGAACTCTCCGGAGGTCAGACGTTGAACGACGTGCTACGGGTCTTCGACGAAGCAGGTGTCGCTGTGCGCAGTATGCGCAACAAGACGAATCGCTTGGAAGAGCTCTTCCTTTCTTTAACTACAGAAAAAAATGCCTAA
- a CDS encoding DUF5667 domain-containing protein, translated as MNEFFTQLATEGKKNQLSASEKSAMLARLQAEMKAKPIRPQAGNPAVRVVSPYAFLLSRSILVPFLFMLLVVGSASAYAAEGAVPGDLLYPVKVGLTEPVRATLAFTAEAKASWHAEAAGRRMREAETLALRGELSATKSAEIAADFDRHISMVETFLGAVESNSPLKAAEISARFASSLASYGSDLLRAGFESVDIASRRQTDSLAEHVKIREVTLVSPERAKAAAPARTKFKPSSSLPTSPTEATTPVQVTFSANAAPATLVSLRDVEKEVLASLARIELQYSDLRPWLGTEASREVELRAADIRELLAEAAVADEKKKAAALERVRLAQKHAAALEAFLKEHKKDSSASSDVQTAPVIVVPGLPTPNSNLFGI; from the coding sequence ATGAACGAATTTTTCACACAACTAGCTACAGAAGGAAAGAAGAATCAGCTCTCTGCTTCTGAAAAGAGTGCCATGCTCGCGCGTCTCCAGGCGGAGATGAAGGCGAAGCCCATACGTCCCCAGGCAGGCAACCCCGCCGTCCGCGTGGTGAGCCCCTACGCCTTCCTTCTCTCCCGTTCGATCCTAGTGCCGTTTCTGTTTATGCTTCTTGTCGTCGGCAGCGCTTCTGCCTACGCAGCGGAAGGCGCAGTGCCAGGCGATCTTCTCTATCCCGTAAAAGTAGGCCTAACCGAGCCGGTACGCGCTACGCTCGCCTTCACGGCGGAAGCCAAGGCTTCCTGGCACGCGGAAGCCGCCGGCCGCCGCATGCGCGAAGCCGAGACGCTCGCGCTTCGCGGGGAGCTCTCTGCTACCAAGTCCGCCGAGATCGCGGCTGATTTCGATCGCCACATCTCCATGGTAGAGACCTTCCTTGGTGCAGTGGAATCGAATAGTCCGCTCAAGGCGGCAGAGATTTCTGCTCGCTTTGCGAGTTCCTTGGCTTCTTACGGTAGCGATCTGCTCCGCGCGGGCTTTGAGAGCGTAGACATCGCTTCTCGCAGGCAGACCGATTCGCTCGCAGAACATGTGAAGATCCGGGAAGTCACCCTCGTCTCCCCAGAGCGCGCCAAGGCGGCTGCTCCTGCGCGCACCAAATTCAAACCTTCGAGCTCTCTCCCGACTTCTCCTACGGAAGCCACGACACCTGTCCAAGTGACGTTCTCTGCGAACGCAGCTCCTGCTACCCTCGTTAGCCTTAGGGATGTAGAAAAGGAGGTCTTGGCCTCCCTTGCTCGGATCGAGCTCCAGTACTCTGACCTCCGTCCTTGGCTCGGGACGGAGGCAAGCCGTGAAGTAGAGTTGCGCGCTGCTGATATCCGCGAGCTTCTCGCGGAAGCCGCGGTTGCGGATGAGAAGAAGAAGGCTGCTGCTCTGGAGCGCGTCCGCCTCGCTCAGAAGCACGCGGCTGCCCTCGAAGCGTTCCTTAAGGAGCATAAGAAGGATTCGTCCGCATCTTCTGATGTACAGACCGCTCCCGTGATCGTGGTCCCTGGTCTTCCTACGCCGAATTCCAACCTTTTCGGGATATAG
- a CDS encoding phage holin family protein, whose product MAIIAKVILLSLVIMGVAQLVPGITVVNFYGALLAALILSLLNLLVRPILLILTIPINVLTFGLFTFVLNAVVFALAAWLTPGFAVEGFFAAFIGALVVAVAHWIIDLFV is encoded by the coding sequence ATGGCCATCATTGCAAAAGTCATCCTCCTCTCCCTGGTGATCATGGGTGTGGCCCAGCTCGTACCGGGTATCACTGTGGTCAATTTCTATGGCGCCCTCCTCGCAGCGCTCATCCTGAGTCTGCTCAATCTCCTGGTGCGTCCGATCCTCCTCATCCTGACCATTCCCATCAATGTGCTCACCTTTGGGCTTTTCACCTTCGTGCTGAACGCGGTCGTGTTCGCACTCGCTGCCTGGCTCACTCCGGGGTTCGCGGTGGAGGGATTCTTCGCGGCTTTCATCGGAGCTCTCGTAGTGGCAGTTGCTCACTGGATCATCGATCTTTTTGTCTAG
- a CDS encoding RNA polymerase sigma factor: MSKKEETPTSQPPRDTEQAFNEAFVQYSDELLRHAQLRISDRERALELTQECFLRTWQYASRGEEIRELRPFLYRTLRHLIIDEYRKAKSYSLEGMVNEEEGESVESLLPPEETNTLEAAMERFDARRALELLKKLPDSYREVLSLRYIEGLSPKEIAVILEESENVVSVRIYRSLKKLRILFDAS, from the coding sequence ATGAGTAAGAAAGAAGAGACACCCACGTCTCAGCCACCGAGGGATACCGAGCAGGCCTTCAACGAGGCCTTTGTACAGTACTCGGACGAGCTACTCCGGCATGCGCAGCTGCGCATCTCAGACCGTGAACGAGCGCTCGAGTTGACCCAAGAATGCTTCCTCCGGACCTGGCAGTATGCGAGCCGCGGGGAAGAGATACGGGAGCTGAGACCCTTCCTCTACCGGACACTCCGACATCTCATCATCGACGAATACCGCAAGGCGAAATCCTACTCCCTAGAGGGAATGGTGAACGAGGAGGAAGGGGAGAGCGTAGAATCGCTCCTCCCTCCTGAGGAGACCAATACGCTCGAAGCCGCTATGGAGCGCTTCGACGCCCGCCGCGCACTTGAATTGCTTAAAAAATTACCTGATTCTTATAGAGAAGTCCTAAGCTTACGATATATAGAAGGTCTCTCACCTAAGGAAATAGCTGTGATACTAGAAGAAAGCGAGAATGTCGTCTCAGTCCGTATCTACCGCAGCCTGAAGAAGCTACGTATCCTGTTCGATGCTTCCTGA
- a CDS encoding peptidoglycan-binding protein has product MTQTLARSRNVVAIIGLGLLAAITFGFSALSAEAQTAPFNTQMQVGSRGSQVTLLQQTLGADQTLYPQGLVTGYFGSLSKSAVMNFQARYGISQVGRVGPQTLAKLNQIYGSGSGPINTGDIDAPLFLTANVFMSSTTATASWNTSEAATGRIYYSTSPLTYTETNGLPIVSGNVVATDSINRTAQSVALSNLSPNTTYYFMFVVSDQSGNVSVTWPSTFRTNAQ; this is encoded by the coding sequence ATGACTCAAACACTAGCGCGTTCAAGAAACGTCGTTGCCATCATCGGCCTCGGCCTCCTTGCCGCCATCACCTTCGGTTTCTCCGCGCTGTCCGCAGAAGCGCAGACAGCCCCATTCAACACTCAGATGCAGGTGGGTTCCCGCGGCTCTCAGGTGACTCTGCTCCAGCAGACCCTCGGCGCCGATCAGACCCTCTATCCTCAGGGCCTCGTCACCGGCTACTTTGGCTCCCTGAGCAAATCAGCCGTCATGAACTTTCAGGCCCGCTACGGGATCTCGCAGGTTGGCCGCGTAGGCCCGCAGACCCTCGCCAAGCTTAACCAGATTTACGGCTCCGGTTCCGGCCCCATCAACACCGGAGACATCGACGCTCCGCTATTCCTGACCGCAAATGTCTTCATGTCCAGCACAACCGCTACGGCAAGCTGGAACACTAGCGAAGCAGCTACCGGCAGGATCTACTACAGCACGAGCCCACTCACTTATACGGAAACCAACGGCTTACCGATAGTCAGCGGCAACGTAGTAGCCACCGATTCGATCAACCGCACGGCGCAGTCAGTAGCACTCTCTAACCTCTCTCCGAACACCACTTACTACTTCATGTTCGTGGTCTCGGATCAGAGCGGCAACGTGAGTGTCACCTGGCCTTCGACCTTCAGGACTAACGCTCAGTAA
- a CDS encoding sigma-70 family RNA polymerase sigma factor yields the protein MLLQDTEIPKDAQGDEELFLLSRTRPWLFATLVERYEKAFLRRAERVLYNKEDAQDAVQDTFVKLYSRAAQFTPQGEGSFRSWAYTVLINTCLSLYQKRKRAGSVALSEELEAVLADPGSEIFRTAEEHRDHIESVLSRMPLQFSSVLRRFFLEEKSQEEIAAEEGISVGATKARVHRAKALFRKLNDKMNGSTMFA from the coding sequence ATGCTTCTTCAAGACACAGAGATACCAAAGGACGCTCAGGGAGACGAGGAACTCTTCCTCCTCTCTCGTACCCGCCCGTGGCTCTTCGCCACGCTCGTAGAGCGCTACGAGAAGGCCTTCCTCAGGCGGGCTGAGCGCGTCCTCTACAACAAGGAGGATGCGCAGGATGCTGTGCAGGATACCTTCGTAAAGCTCTATAGCCGGGCGGCACAGTTCACGCCTCAGGGCGAGGGCTCCTTCCGCTCCTGGGCTTACACCGTACTCATCAATACCTGTCTCAGCCTGTATCAGAAACGAAAGCGTGCAGGCTCAGTAGCCCTCTCGGAAGAACTCGAAGCAGTACTCGCGGATCCTGGATCCGAGATCTTCCGTACTGCGGAAGAGCACCGGGACCACATCGAGTCCGTGCTTTCGCGTATGCCGCTCCAGTTCTCCTCTGTCCTGCGCCGTTTCTTCTTAGAGGAGAAGTCCCAGGAAGAGATCGCTGCAGAGGAAGGTATCTCTGTCGGAGCTACCAAGGCCAGAGTGCATCGGGCCAAGGCGCTTTTCAGAAAGCTTAACGATAAGATGAACGGATCCACTATGTTTGCCTAA
- a CDS encoding slipin family protein: MPLPILYGIGVFLFLLIVISLKQINQYERGLKFTMGRFTGILEPGWRIVVPIFQGYSKVDMRVKAVDVPDQKAITRDNVSVTVNAVIYYRVDSAEKAILEVQDFQYAISQYAQTTMRNIVGEVTLDELLANRDKLAERIREIVDKETDAWGLKVSNVELKDVSLPADMERTIAKQAEAEREKRAVIINSEGELAAAEKLAQAAAILGAVDGALHLRTLQSINDISSDQSNTVVFTVPLEILKSFTGFPQIQKGN, encoded by the coding sequence ATGCCCCTACCCATCCTCTATGGAATCGGAGTGTTCTTGTTCCTCCTCATCGTCATAAGCCTCAAGCAGATCAACCAGTACGAGCGCGGACTCAAGTTCACCATGGGTCGCTTCACCGGGATACTGGAGCCGGGCTGGCGCATCGTCGTCCCGATCTTCCAGGGCTACAGCAAAGTGGACATGCGCGTGAAGGCGGTAGACGTGCCCGATCAGAAAGCCATCACCCGCGACAACGTATCGGTGACGGTGAACGCAGTCATCTATTACCGAGTGGACTCTGCGGAGAAAGCCATACTCGAGGTGCAGGACTTCCAGTACGCCATTTCCCAGTATGCGCAGACCACCATGCGTAACATCGTAGGCGAGGTGACTCTTGATGAGCTCCTGGCGAACCGCGACAAGCTCGCTGAACGCATCCGCGAGATCGTGGACAAGGAGACGGATGCCTGGGGACTCAAGGTGAGCAATGTGGAACTCAAGGACGTGAGCCTGCCTGCGGACATGGAGCGCACCATCGCCAAGCAAGCCGAAGCAGAGCGTGAGAAGCGTGCGGTCATCATCAACTCGGAAGGCGAGCTTGCTGCAGCGGAGAAGCTCGCACAGGCTGCAGCTATCCTCGGAGCGGTAGATGGAGCGCTCCATCTGCGCACCCTCCAGTCCATCAACGACATTTCTTCCGACCAGTCCAATACGGTGGTCTTTACCGTGCCGCTTGAGATCCTCAAGTCCTTCACCGGCTTTCCTCAGATCCAGAAGGGGAATTAG